A window from Nothobranchius furzeri strain GRZ-AD chromosome 17, NfurGRZ-RIMD1, whole genome shotgun sequence encodes these proteins:
- the chmp7 gene encoding charged multivesicular body protein 7 — protein MSDIAEMSLPAEWGDDERMNFLFSEFKENRDVNTTDWDSKMDFWVALILKSCRERGSVLVNLQGLHKTFRRKEKSPLGLSTIIQSMARCGKIQREPEFAASVDCGWVSWSVGMLLVKPLKWTFSTLLGGGRVPLEESFVVLELVKEKAAELLGVYQSSEYSSCPVVSFQELCSLSSDICADESTLCMALLQLQKDKQVIVSLHEGEKIVKFCQPGQERVSALGDVDIGVYQLQLSEKLLGERVQKLSLEADRCREEARLLLREGKKSQALRCLRGCKRLEQRADSLLAKLETIRGILDRIAQSQTDKMVVQAYQAGVAALRLSLKDVTVERAECLVDQIQELCDTQDEVNQTISSGVTAADEGMDELEEELKSLLDESKPDFVSGFPTVPTKVLGPSSDLVLGSLPAVPHGSLNTSTGELEDELNRLTLTDSGFQQKKVKSPEKRLEPAQ, from the exons ATGTCCGACATCGCCGAGATGAGTCTGCCGGCTGAGTGGGGAGACGACGAGCGAATGAACTTTCTGTTCTCGGAGTTCAAGGAGAACCGAGACGTAAACACCACAGACTGGGACAGTAAGATGGACTTCTGGGTGGCTTTGATCCTGAAGAGCTGCAGGGAGCGCGGCTCTGTGCTGGTCAACCTGCAGGGCCTCCACAAGACCTTCCGGAGGAAAGAGAAGTCCCCCCTGGGCTTGTCAACAATCATCCAGTCCATGGCCAG GTGTGGGAAGATCCAGAGGGAGCCGGAGTTTGCTGCTTCTGTGGACtgtgggtgggtgtcctggagtgtGGGCATGCTGCTGGTGAAACCTCTTAAGTGGACCTTCTCCACTCTCCTAGGAGGTGGCCGGGTGCCTCTGGAAGAGTCTTTTGTTGTTCTTGAActagtgaag GAGAAAGCAGCAGAACTACTCGGGGTTTACCAGAGCAGTGAGTATTCCAGCTGCCCTGTCGTGTCATTTCAAGAGCTCTGTAGTCTCTCTTCTGACATCTGTGCTGATGAGAGCACACTCTGCATGGCGCTCCTGCAGCTGCAGAAGGACAAGCAGGTCATAGTTTCCTTACATGAAGGAGAGAAG ATTGTTAAATTCTGTCAGCCGGGACAGGAGCGTGTGTCTGCTCTTGGTGATGTGGACATTGGCGTCTACCAGCTGCAGCTCAGTGAAAAGCTGCTGGGGGAACGCGTGCAGAAGCTGAGCCTGGAGGCTGACCG GTGCCGAGAGGAGGCCAGACTTCTGCTGCGGGAGGGGAAGAAGTCACAG GCGCTGAGGTGTTTGAGAGGCTGCAAGAGGCTAGAACAGAGAGCAGACAGCCTGCTGGCCAAGTTAGAGACGATCAGGGGGATTCTGGACCGGATCGCTCAGTCCCAGACTGATAAGATG GTAGTGCAGGCGTATCAGGCTGGAGTGGCCGCCCTCAGGCTCTCTCTAAAAGACGTGACTGTGGAACGTGCAGAGTGCCTCGTGGATCAAATACAGGAG CTATGTGACACTCAGGATGAGGTGAACCAAACTATTTCCAGCGGTGTGACAGCTGCAG ACGAAGGCATGGACGAGTTGGAGGAAGAGCTGAAGTCTTTGTTAGATGAGTCGAAGCCAGATTTTGTGTCCGGTTTTCCCACGGTTCCGACAAAGGTTCTGGGACCCTCCAGCGATCTGGTACTCGGCTCTCTTCCCGCCGTACCTCACGGCAGCTTGAACACTTCCACTGGCGAGCTGGAGGACGAGCTGAATCGGTTAACTCTGACAGATTCAG GCTTCCAGCAGAAGAAAGTGAAGTCACCAGAGAAGAGACTGGAGCCTGCCCAGTGA
- the lgi3 gene encoding leucine-rich repeat LGI family member 3: MLEFRPKWMRLLCLWVLCLCLCLPSGSHARRSPKVPRCPATCSCTKDSAFCVDTKAIPKSFPPGIISLTMVNAAFTTIPEGAFSHLHLLQFLLLNSNTFTMVADDAFAGLSHLQYLFVENNDIQALSKYTFRGLKSLTHLSLSNNNLQQLPRDLFKHLDILTDLDLRGNLFRCDCKIKWLVDWMEKTNTSVPAIYCASPFEFQGRRIHDLTPRDFNCISADFAVYETFPFHSVSVESYDFSGDQFVVFAQPDSGFCTLYIWDHVELAFRRFHNITSRSAVYCKPVVINNTLYMVVAQLFGGSHIYKWEEGPQRFIKIQDIDTSRVRKPNFVETFQLDGEWYFIVADSSKAGSTSIYRWNSNGFYSHQSLHPWHRDTHVEFLDVSGKPHLILSSASQPPVVYQWNRNQKQFAFQSQITELADVQMVKHFWVRRVLYLCLTRFIGDSKILRWEGQRFVEVQTLPSRGSMAVYPFTVGQRQYLILGSDFSFSRVYLWDDLTQRFQPFQELNMRAPRGFNLVSVDNKDVLLAASFKGNTLAYQHLVVDLSAK, from the exons ATGCTGGAGTTCAGGCCAAAATGGATGAGGCTGCTGTGTTTGTGGgttctgtgtctgtgtctctgcCTGCCGAGTGGATCACACGCCAGGAGATCCCCAAAGGTACCCCGCTGCCCTGCAACCTGCTCCTGCACCAAAGACAGCGCCTTCTGCGTGGATACCAAGGCGATTCCTAAGAGCTTCCCTCCTGGAATCATCTCTCT GACGATGGTGAACGCAGCGTTCACAACAATCCCTGAGGGAGCTTTCTCACACCTCCACCTGCTACAGTTCCT GCTTTTAAACTCCAACACGTTCACCATGGTGGCTGATGATGCCTTTGCTGGTCTGTCTCATCTGCAGTATTT GTTCGTTGAGAATAATGACATCCAGGCTTTGTCAAAGTATACGTTCAGAGGGCTCAAATCCCTGACTCATCT ATCGCTCTCAAACAACAACCTGCAGCAGCTGCCCAGAGATCTCTTCAAACATCTGGACATCCTCACTGATCT AGACCTGCGTGGGAACTTGTTCCGCTGCGACTGTAAGATCAAATGGTTGGTAGACTGGATGGAGAAGACCAACACGTCGGTTCCTGCCATCTACTGTGCTAGCCCTTTTGAATTTCAGGGACGCAGAATTCATGACCTCACACCACGGGACTTCAACTGCATCAGTGCAG ATTTTGCTGTTTATGAGACCTTCCCTTTCCACTCTGTGTCAGTGGAGTCGTATGACTTCAGCGGAGATCAGTTTGTGGTTTTTGCTCAGCCTGACTCAGGTTTCTGCACCCTCTACATATGGGATCACGTAGAGCTGGCCTTCAGGAGGTTTCACAACATCACAT CTCGTTCTGCTGTTTACTGTAAACCAGTGGTGATAAACAACACACTCTACATGGTTGTTGCTCAACTCTTTGGTGGATCTCACATTTACAA GTGGGAGGAGGGGCCACAGCGCTTCATAAAGATCCAAGACATTGACACCAGCCGGGTGAGGAAACCAAACTTCGTGGAGACCTTTCAGCTGGATGGAGAGTGGTATTTCATTGTAGCAGACAGTTCCAAGGCTGGCTCTACCAGCATCTATCGCTGGAACAGCAACGGTTTCTACTCCCACCAGTCCCTCCACCCCTGGCATCGAGACACCCACGTGGAGTTCCTGGATGTCAGTGGAAAGCCTCATCTCATCCTCTCCAGTGCCTCCCAGCCACCGGTGGTGTACCAGTGGAACCGGAACCAGAAGCAGTTTGCTTTCCAGTCCCAGATCACAGAGCTAGCTGATGTCCAGATGGTGAAGCACTTTTGGGTGAGGCGGGTTCTCTACCTCTGCCTCACTCGCTTCATTGGAGACTCCAAGATCCTCCGCTGGGAAGGGCAGCGATTCGTGGAGGTCCAGACTCTGCCCTCTCGAGGGTCAATGGCCGTGTATCCCTTCACAGTGGGCCAACGTCAGTACCTCATTCTGGGAAGTGACTTCTCCTTCTCTAGAGTCTACCTGTGGGATGACCTCACCCAGCGCTTTCAGCCCTTCCAGGAGCTGAACATGAGAGCCCCCAGGGGGTTCAACTTGGTGTCTGTGGACAATAAGGACGTTCTGCTTGCTGCCAGTTTCAAAGGCAATACTCTGGCCTACCAGCACCTGGTTGTGGATCTCAGTGCCAAATGA